In the genome of Polaromonas vacuolata, the window TACGTCGGCAATCTGCCGTACTCAGTTCGCGACGAAGATTTGCAACAGTCTTTCGGCCAGTTCGGTGCTGTCACCAGCGCTAAAGTCATGATGGAACGCGACACCGGTCGCTCCAAAGGCTTTGGCTTTGTTGAGATGGGCAATGATGCTGAAGCACAAGCTGCTATCAATGGCATGAACGGTCAGCCTTTGGGCGGCCGTAGCGTCGTTGTGAATGAAGCCCGTCCAATGGAAGCGCGTCCTCCACGCACTGGCGGCTTTGGCGGTGGTGGTGGCGGTGATCGCTCCGGCGGTGGTGGATACGGCGGCGGCGGCGGTGATCGTTCCGGCGGTGGCGGCTACGGCGGTGGTGGTGATCGTTCTGGCGGCGGTGGTCGCTCCGGCGGCGGCGGTGGTGACGGTGGTTTCCGCAGTCCTTACGGCGGTGGCGGCGGTGGTCGCTCCGGTGGTGGTGGCGGCGGTGGACGCGGCGGCTATTAATCCTCGCTTTAAAACTCAGATTTAACTCAGTTTTAATTCGCAAATCTAGCCTACTGACTTGAAAAATCCAGTAGCAAAAAAGGCTTCAGAATCAAGGTTTTGAAGCCTTTTTACATTCTTGCGCTAAATTTATCTGGGCAAATATTTAATGCATTGCTAAAAAGTGCGCAACAAATAATTCAGCCGCACGCAGCATTTGGCGCCCAACAATAAAGTCACTGCTCCAATAGCAGACCAATCGCAAGCATCACAGCATGGTGCCGGAAGCCTTATCCAACATCCTGCCGACTTTTACGCGCGCGGCCGGTCAGCAATCTGTCAAATACAGCATTCGGTAAAACGCGCAGTAACTTAGCAACCAGACCCATTTGCCAAGGAATAACGCGGTAACTGCTGCCCGCTAATATGGCCGCATAAGCCTGTTCTGCAAAATCCTTCACCGGCATTAAAAATGGCATGGCATATTTGTTTTTGCGCGTCAAAGGCGTGTCAATATAACCAGGACAAATCGTCACGACTTTTACCCCGGCGACCCTTAGCTCACCTCGCAGGCTCTCGCAATAAGCGATCACGCCAGCCTTGCTGGCACAGTAAGCTGCGTGGCCTGGTAGACCGCGAATGCCAGCCACACTGGCAATACCCACAAGTGTGCCGCTACCCCGTTGTGCCATCGGCGCGATGAAAGGCTGAAAAGTTGCAGCCAAACCGGTATTGTTGGTGGCAAAGGTTTGTTGCATAACGTGAATGTCCCCGCGCATGGCGCTATCCATGCCTATGCTGATACCCGCGCTGGCGACGACTATATCTGGTAGACCTTGGCGCAGCAGGCATTGCTGACCCGCAGCAACAATGCTGTCCACGTCTGACACGTCAGCGTTATAGATTTGAAAACTGTCCGCAGCTATTGCATTAACCGCAGCCCAAGACTCTATGACGTCGGTGTGATGGCGCGTGACCAAAGCGAGTTGCCAACCGGCTTGAAAAAAGCGTAACGCCAGCGCCTGACCTATGCCGCTAGAGGCGCCTGTGATGAAGACTAATCCAGACATAAGAAAATGCCTTTTCGAAAAAACAGTGACGCTAAAAATAAAGCCTTGACCACTCGCCAGACAGACTTACTTTGCCTGCGCTGCGCGAGGCAGCAAAAACCCTTTGACTCGGCCTTTTAAATCGGCGACTCCCGTCAAATTATCATAGGCAAAAGTATCTCCGGTGAACTCGTCACCGCCACGTGTCAACACCACAGGTTTGTGCGATTGCACTCGCTCGTCGTTAGCGAAAATATACAAGAACTCACCTTGAAACTGCAGCCTCGGGCTGGCCACGCCAGCATCGTTAACGCTGGCGGCACGCACGATGAGCGCGTTACCAATGAGCTGCACTTCGGAGCCGTCGCCATTGCTAATGGCTTGGTTAGAAGTAGACGTTGTCAGCCGTCCTAACAAGTCGGTGCTGCGAATACGTGCTTGGTCAATTTCAAGCGTATCGGTGTCGGGAAAGTGCTGCGCTTGCACGCCGTAAATTTCGCTTTTAAGCGTGCCCGCTTCATCAAAATTTTTGATGGTGAAACGCTCCATAAAGTAATCTGCCTCGTGCGAGACTACTTTAGATACGGACTCACCGCTAAAAGTGGGCGTGTTGCGCACCAGCCAATAAGTACCCAGCGCGAGCACGCCCATCATCATCAAAGGCAGGTAAATTGAGCCATGGTCCCAAAGCTTGAGCCAGCGCCGCCAAACTTGGCTTGCAGGTGATAAGTTAAGGCCGCTCACGCTGCGTAAACCTGCAATAAAGACGCATAGTGGCCACTGGCCACTAGAAGCAGATCACAAAACTCACGCGCCGCACCATGGCCACCGGCCAGCGCACTGACATGGTCGGCAATCGCTTTGACCTCGGCATGTGCGTTGGCTGGCGCAAAGCTGAGGGCAGCGCGCCGCATCACCGGCAAATCTGGCCAGTCATCTCCGATGGCCGCAGCATCAGACCAATCTAGTCCCAGCGCACGCAGCGATTTAAGCGCTGCAGGCGCTTTGTCTTCGGTACCGAAATGCGCATGCACAACGCCTAGGGCGAGCAGCCTTGCGCGTAAAGCGGCACTGTCACGTCCGGTGATAACCACCGGCGTTATACCGGCTTTTTGCAGCAGCTTGATGCCATGACCATCTAGGGTATTGAAACGCTTTAGCGATTCACCTTGTTCAGACATATACAGGCCGCCATCGGTCAACACACCGTCAATATCAAAAAAAGCCACCTTCACGCTCTGGGCTTTGAGCAAAAGCGTTGGCGCAAACATTAGCACTGGCTGCAATGGTTGGATAAGTTTGGCGCTCATATGACTTTTGCCCGCATCAAATCGTTGGTGTTGAGCGCGCCACAAAGTCGATCCTCATCATCGAGTACCAATATGCTGGTGATGCGGTATTGCTCCATCAAGGCCACAGCATCAACGGCGAGCGCGTTGACCTTAATGGTGCGCGGTTTTGCATGCATGACTTGACCCGCCTTACAGTTACGCAAGTCCACGCCTTGTTCGACTAAGCGACGTAAATCACCATCGGTAAAAACGCCGAGCACGCGGTGCTCGGCATCGACTATCGCCGAAGCACCCAAGCCCTTGACACTCATTTCACGCATCAATTCGCTAAAACTAGCTTCTAGACCAACCTTGGGTATAGCGTCACCGCTGCGCATTACATCGCTGACATGCGTGAGCAGTTTGCGCCCGAGTGCGCCGCCCGGATGGGAGCGTGCAAAATCTTCTTCTTTGAATCCGCGCGCATCTAGCAAGGCAACCGCTAGCGCATCGCCTAGCGCAAGCTGGGCAGTGGTACTGGCAGTGGGAGCGAGATTAAGTGGACAAGCTTCTTGCTCTACGCTGCTATCAAGAATGACTTGCGCATGGTTGGCCAACGCAGACTGTGCGCCACCAGTTATCGCAATCATGGGTACGCCCTGACGGCGCAACACGGGCAAGATCGCGCTGAGCTCAGCGCTCTCACCGCTGTTAGAAATAGCCAGTACAACATCTTGCGCTTGAATCATGCCCAAATCACCGTGACTGGCCTCAGCCGGATGTACGAACATTGCCGGTGTTCCGGTAGACGCCAGTGTGGCGGCAATCTTGCGGCCTATGTGGCCGCTTTTTCCCATTCCCATCACCACCACCCGGCCGCGGCAATCGAGCATTATTTTGACCGCTTGCGCAAAAGACGGGCCAACGCGAGGCATTAAATCGAGCAAAGCGTTAGCTTCGATCTCAAAGGTTTTACGGGCTAGCCGTTGTGCTTGGTCGGCATCAAAAAAAGGGAGGGAAGCATCAGAACTCATGCCTGCATTCTATCGAGGCTGGTTTATGCCCTGGAACTTGTCCAGCATTAATCAGCCAGCCCATCGACTGGAATAAAAAATTCGTTCCATGAGAGCTATTTTTGAATCATTTTGAAGACTGTGCCTCAGCTACTATCAGTTGTATGAGCGCTCTTGAACTGACCTTGTTGTATTTGCTAGCCGCTGTGCTGGGAGTCGTGGCTTGCCGCTCACTCAAACTACCCCCTATGCTGGGCTATTTAGCAGTAGGCGTCATCATTGGTCCGCATGCGTTGGCACTGGGAAAAAATTCTGAAGGTATTCGGCACCTGGGTGAATTCGGGGTGGTTTTTTTAATGTTTGTGATTGGGCTGGAATTTAATCTGCCCAAATTACGCACCATGCGCCGACACGTTTTTGGTCTAGGCTTGCTGCAAGTGGTGACAACCCTAGCGTTAGGCACTGCAGGCTCGTTGCTGCTGGCGTGGATATTACCCAACTTTTGGAGTATGGAATGGCGCACCGCATTAGCACTGTCAGGCGCAATGGTCATGAGCAGTACAGCCATCGTAGTCAAACTGTTATCTGAACGACTAGAACTTGAATCCGAGCATGGCAAGCGCATTATTAGCGTGCTGTTGTTCCAAGATTTGGCCGTGGTACCACTGCTGGTTTTAATACCCGCATTTGGCTCAACACCAGACAAGCTGTTTATGGCGCTTGGCATAGCCGCGCTAAAAGCGACGTTGCTACTGGGTTTACTGCTAAGCGGTGGCAAATGGGTGATGCGTTGGTGGCTTACTCAAGTCGCTAGGCGTAAAAGTGAAGAGTTGTTTGTGCTCAATCTTTTACTCGTTACTCTGTCTTTGGCATGGCTGACTGAAATGGCGGGTTTGAGTTTGGCGTTAGGCGCTTTTGTTGCCGGCATGCTGATTTCAGAAACTCAGTTCAAGCATCAGGTAGAAACTGACATCCGGCCTTTTCACGACGTTTTACTCGGGCTTTTTTTCATCAGCATAGGCATGATGTTGGATTGGCATTTGGTACTGGCACGCTGGCCTTTGGTGCTGTTACTCGCGACATTACCGATTCTTTTTAAGCTGGTACTTGTCACTGGTCTAGCGCGCGCATTGGGCGCGACAACCGGCGTCTCGCTGCGCACTGGTTTGTTTTTAGCGCAAGCGGGCGAATTCGGTTTTGTATTGTTGACGCTAGCTGGTGAGAACCAACTGGTGCCGCCAGACTTGATAAACCCAATACTTGCAAGCATGGTTTTATCCATGTTGGCGACTCCCTTCATGGTCATGTATAGCAACCGCATTGTGATGAAACTGGTCTCTAGCGAGTGGATGCAGCAATCGCTGCAAATGACGTCGATTGCCCGCAAATCGATTAACGTTAACAAACATGTGATTATTTGCGGTTACGGCCGATGTGGCCAAAATCTAGGCCATATGCTGGACCGGGAAAACATTCCTTATATTGCTTTGGATCTTGACCCCGATAGAGTGCAGCAGGCAGCCGCAGCTGGTAACTCGGTTGTGTTTGGTGATGCGGTAAGGTTGCAAGCACTGATGGCCGCGGGACTGGTCAGGGCCAGTGCTGTGGTGGTGACTTATCTAAACACAGCGAGTGCGCTCAAAGTGTTGGCCAATATCCGTGAACATGCGCCCACGGTACCCGTCATCGTGCGCACAGTTGACGACACAGATTTAGAAAAACTCAAAGCTGCTGGCGCGACAGAGGTGGTCCCAGAAGCCATAGAAGGTAGCCTGATGTTGGCTAGTCATGCATTAGCGCTGGTTGGTGTGTCTATGCGGCGCGTCATACGCGTGGTGCAAGATCAGCGCGATGAACGTTATAAATTACTCAGAGGCTACTTTCGCGGTGCTGATGATGACACTGCTAATGAAATCAATGAGGAACGTTTGTTCACGCTCACCATACCGTCTGACATTGAGGTTGTGGGCTGCGTATTAGGAGAAATGGCGCTGGAAACGCTTGATGTTCAAGTCGTCAATCTACGCCGCAGCAACGGCCAAATAGTGCCGGCCACAATGGAATCCAAGCTAGAAAGTGGTGACACCTTAGTACTCTCAGGCAAGCCAGAGGCACTGGCGATTGCCGAAGAACGGCTGCTAAACAAACTGGTCGGCAGCGCAGCAGGATAAAACTCAAATTTAAATTTTTTATTTTCCAATACAAAATTTAGAAAAAATCTCGCCTAATAAATCGTCTGGCGTGAACTGCCCGGTGATATCACCCAAATGCTGTTGTGCTTGACGTAAGTCCTCAGCGAGCAAGTCTAATGCAGGCATGACAGCGTGTAATTGCGCCGCCCCTTTGGCCAATTGTTCATGTACCTTGGCCAGAGCTTGCAGATGTCGTTCACGCGCCATGAAAACGCCTTCCGTCGCCGGTTGCCATCCAACCACACGCAGCAAGCTGGCGCGTAAATCGTCTAAGCCAGCACCAGTTTTAGCCGAAATCAGCACACCCGTACGCGCTAGTGATAGTTGTTCTGGCAAAGCACTATCGG includes:
- the lptC gene encoding LPS export ABC transporter periplasmic protein LptC; its protein translation is MSGLNLSPASQVWRRWLKLWDHGSIYLPLMMMGVLALGTYWLVRNTPTFSGESVSKVVSHEADYFMERFTIKNFDEAGTLKSEIYGVQAQHFPDTDTLEIDQARIRSTDLLGRLTTSTSNQAISNGDGSEVQLIGNALIVRAASVNDAGVASPRLQFQGEFLYIFANDERVQSHKPVVLTRGGDEFTGDTFAYDNLTGVADLKGRVKGFLLPRAAQAK
- a CDS encoding KdsC family phosphatase, coding for MSAKLIQPLQPVLMFAPTLLLKAQSVKVAFFDIDGVLTDGGLYMSEQGESLKRFNTLDGHGIKLLQKAGITPVVITGRDSAALRARLLALGVVHAHFGTEDKAPAALKSLRALGLDWSDAAAIGDDWPDLPVMRRAALSFAPANAHAEVKAIADHVSALAGGHGAAREFCDLLLVASGHYASLLQVYAA
- a CDS encoding SDR family oxidoreductase; the encoded protein is MSGLVFITGASSGIGQALALRFFQAGWQLALVTRHHTDVIESWAAVNAIAADSFQIYNADVSDVDSIVAAGQQCLLRQGLPDIVVASAGISIGMDSAMRGDIHVMQQTFATNNTGLAATFQPFIAPMAQRGSGTLVGIASVAGIRGLPGHAAYCASKAGVIAYCESLRGELRVAGVKVVTICPGYIDTPLTRKNKYAMPFLMPVKDFAEQAYAAILAGSSYRVIPWQMGLVAKLLRVLPNAVFDRLLTGRARKSRQDVG
- a CDS encoding cation:proton antiporter, encoding MSALELTLLYLLAAVLGVVACRSLKLPPMLGYLAVGVIIGPHALALGKNSEGIRHLGEFGVVFLMFVIGLEFNLPKLRTMRRHVFGLGLLQVVTTLALGTAGSLLLAWILPNFWSMEWRTALALSGAMVMSSTAIVVKLLSERLELESEHGKRIISVLLFQDLAVVPLLVLIPAFGSTPDKLFMALGIAALKATLLLGLLLSGGKWVMRWWLTQVARRKSEELFVLNLLLVTLSLAWLTEMAGLSLALGAFVAGMLISETQFKHQVETDIRPFHDVLLGLFFISIGMMLDWHLVLARWPLVLLLATLPILFKLVLVTGLARALGATTGVSLRTGLFLAQAGEFGFVLLTLAGENQLVPPDLINPILASMVLSMLATPFMVMYSNRIVMKLVSSEWMQQSLQMTSIARKSINVNKHVIICGYGRCGQNLGHMLDRENIPYIALDLDPDRVQQAAAAGNSVVFGDAVRLQALMAAGLVRASAVVVTYLNTASALKVLANIREHAPTVPVIVRTVDDTDLEKLKAAGATEVVPEAIEGSLMLASHALALVGVSMRRVIRVVQDQRDERYKLLRGYFRGADDDTANEINEERLFTLTIPSDIEVVGCVLGEMALETLDVQVVNLRRSNGQIVPATMESKLESGDTLVLSGKPEALAIAEERLLNKLVGSAAG
- a CDS encoding RNA recognition motif domain-containing protein, whose product is MGNKLYVGNLPYSVRDEDLQQSFGQFGAVTSAKVMMERDTGRSKGFGFVEMGNDAEAQAAINGMNGQPLGGRSVVVNEARPMEARPPRTGGFGGGGGGDRSGGGGYGGGGGDRSGGGGYGGGGDRSGGGGRSGGGGGDGGFRSPYGGGGGGRSGGGGGGGRGGY
- a CDS encoding KpsF/GutQ family sugar-phosphate isomerase encodes the protein MSSDASLPFFDADQAQRLARKTFEIEANALLDLMPRVGPSFAQAVKIMLDCRGRVVVMGMGKSGHIGRKIAATLASTGTPAMFVHPAEASHGDLGMIQAQDVVLAISNSGESAELSAILPVLRRQGVPMIAITGGAQSALANHAQVILDSSVEQEACPLNLAPTASTTAQLALGDALAVALLDARGFKEEDFARSHPGGALGRKLLTHVSDVMRSGDAIPKVGLEASFSELMREMSVKGLGASAIVDAEHRVLGVFTDGDLRRLVEQGVDLRNCKAGQVMHAKPRTIKVNALAVDAVALMEQYRITSILVLDDEDRLCGALNTNDLMRAKVI